From the genome of Mucilaginibacter paludis DSM 18603:
TCGTGCTCATCTAATTCATGTATGTCGTAAACCTCTTTTGACCAAATGAGCTCATTGGTGATCACATCCAGTTCCCAACCACCTATGCGGGCAATTTTATTAGTTTCGTTAAGTAAAAATTCGTTTTTCTTTAAGTTGAGTTCGTTGCGCTTTTTAGAATCTATATCTATTACTGCGCCAAGCATTCTTAACGGTTTGCCTTCCTGGTTAAGCCAGGCTTTGCCGGTGCTCTCAAACCAACGATAGCCGTCTGCTTTGGTTAGCATCCGGAATTCAACTTTATAGCGGGTTTTATGATGAAGATGATTTTGAAAGGAATTATAAACAGTTTCTCTGTCGCTTGGGTGTACAATGTGGTTTAAAAAAAAGCTATAATTTTGTTCGATCTCGCCATAATTATAGCCCAGTAACTCGCAAAACTTGGGTGACCACCAGGCTTCTTCGGTTTCAATGCCGCGCTCCCATAAGCCGATATTGGTACTCTCAATAAGGTTATGCAGTTGGGTGTTCAATAAATAATGGTCGCCTATTGCATCACACCCCTCGGGGTTTTCGCCAATATTTAAATATGTTTTATCTGGCATATGCAGTTTCGTAATCGCTCTTTAACAGATGTAATAATAAACGATATAAAATATTAGTTACAGATTACAAAAAAACACAAAGTAGTGTTGATCTTAGTTTTTAAGCATCAGGTGGTTACAATCAGTACGAGGCCTTAAATAGCCTCAAGCGACTTCTAATTATTATATAGACTTCGTAAAAATATAAATATTAACCCAAATACAAAAAATCATTGCAAAATACAAGGTTTAAGTAATTATGCGTTGCGAAAGTGGTATTTGCCAGCTTAATATACTGGTATGGAGTTTAATACAACACTTGATCTTAAAAATATACAGTGATTTTTTATTCTGAGGAATTTGATGCCTGATTTTAAACTGATAGTTATAAAACTGATGATATTGGTTAAGTTTTGGGTTTTGGTATGCTATTGGATTATACTTTAATAACACTAAAATTTTGACATTATGAAAACCCGTAAAATCAATATCATAGAAGCGCTTTTCGCAATCAAGTTTGACAAAGAATTGCAGGCAATCCTGAAGCGGGATATCAAAGCTATCAAATCGAGCATATCTTCAGCCGTTAACCCTAACCAGATAGCAGTTTAGGTTTATGTTGCTTTTTAAATGAGCCCCCGATTTATTAATTGTTCAATAAAATTTAAACTAATATCATGAGCCAACCTCTACGATTAACTTATCAGAATTCGGATATTATGTTTTATATCCTGAATGAAAAACCATCAGAAACACATCAAAAAATTGATGTGTCAGTAAAAGGCGAAACTTATCAGCTGCACAAATCGGCTGGAAAGTGGGAGCTAAATGGCGATATCAATAATCCTGAATACAACCTTATTAATGCAATTGGTAATGTAATAGCATTACGTTATCGAATTTAATTTTCGGCTGTTAATAAAATTGCCCATAATATAGGCCGCAATAATTAAGTGGTTGCAGTTAATATAAAATGAGATCTTGTACGATTGCGCACAAGATCCCATTCATTTTATTATAAATTTCCCCTCAGTTCCTGTTCGCGTTCAATAGCTTCAAACAGGGCTTTAAAATTGCCGGCACCGAATGATTTGGCACCCTTGCGCTGAATGATCTCGAAAAAAACCGTAGGCCTGTCTTCTACAGGTTTAGTAAATATTTGCAGCAAATAACCTTCATCGTCGCGGTCAACCAGTATTCCTAATTGTTTTAGTGGCTCCAGATTTTCGTCAATGTGCCCTACACGTTCAGTCAGGGTATCATAATAGGTAGTTGGTACAGTTAAAAATTCAATGCCACGGCTTTGCAATTTGGTTACAGTATCTACAATATCATGCGTGGCCAGGGCAAGGTGTTGTACGCCTTCGCCCTCGTAAAACTCCAGGTATTCTTCAATCTGCGATTTCTTTTTACCTTCTGCTGGTTCGTTAATCGGGAATTTAACGTAGCCGTTGCCATTACTCATCACCTTGCTCATTAATGCAGAGTATTCGGTTGAGATAGCTTTATCATCAAAAGTGAGGATGTTTTTAAAACCCAATACGTCTTCGTAAAAGTTAACCCATTGGTTCATTTTATTCCAGCCTACGTTGCCTACACAATGGTCAACATATAATAATCCGGTTGGCTCAGGGTTATAGGTTGATTTCATTTTTTGATAGCCTGGTAAAAACGGGCCGTTATAATTTTTGCGCTCTACAAATAAGTGAACGGTTTCGCCATAAAGGTAAATGCCGCTTGTGCGTACTTCGCCATGTTCATCAGTAATGGTTTGAGGCTCCTGGAAGGGTTTGGCACCACGGCTAACAGTTTGTTTAAAGGCGTCGTAAGCATCATCAACCCATAATGCAAGTACC
Proteins encoded in this window:
- the hppD gene encoding 4-hydroxyphenylpyruvate dioxygenase: METTFVNALPAVENLGQLNNDFLPLNGTDYVEFYVGNAKQAAHFYKTAFGFQSLAYAGPETGVRDRASYVLQQGKIRLVLTTPMHSDHPIAEHIKKHGDGVKVLALWVDDAYDAFKQTVSRGAKPFQEPQTITDEHGEVRTSGIYLYGETVHLFVERKNYNGPFLPGYQKMKSTYNPEPTGLLYVDHCVGNVGWNKMNQWVNFYEDVLGFKNILTFDDKAISTEYSALMSKVMSNGNGYVKFPINEPAEGKKKSQIEEYLEFYEGEGVQHLALATHDIVDTVTKLQSRGIEFLTVPTTYYDTLTERVGHIDENLEPLKQLGILVDRDDEGYLLQIFTKPVEDRPTVFFEIIQRKGAKSFGAGNFKALFEAIEREQELRGNL